A section of the Alkalihalobacillus sp. LMS39 genome encodes:
- the ctaG gene encoding cytochrome c oxidase assembly factor CtaG, producing the protein MIELLFSNFSFRALWTPELILILGVVGLLYLLLVEKWRHRFQDSTPVKVKQKIFFFLGLFALYLGWGSPFYIAGHLMLTFHMFQMVFAYICAVPLFILGTPKWVFQAIGRKVEGTTFAKYSTFVFNPLVAILWFNGMFSIYHLPVVFDTLMKNVGLHSLYEIGLLLGAFLMWWFMLAPLPMKGQLTDLRRMLYIFANGAFLTPACALIIFAGSPVYAVYSDPTTWAVVMAYCLPAGEMIPYQLLGENGFSPMSVLHDQQLAGVIMKVIQEIIYGVTIGYVFKQWVSKEKQSDGPSISDIPVTHQIRS; encoded by the coding sequence ATGATAGAACTATTATTTTCTAACTTCAGTTTCCGGGCTTTATGGACTCCTGAGCTTATACTCATATTAGGAGTGGTTGGACTCCTTTATTTGCTTCTCGTAGAAAAATGGAGACATCGCTTCCAAGATTCTACACCAGTAAAAGTAAAGCAAAAAATATTCTTTTTTCTAGGGTTATTTGCGCTTTATTTAGGGTGGGGAAGTCCATTTTATATTGCAGGGCATTTAATGTTGACATTCCACATGTTTCAAATGGTATTTGCTTATATTTGTGCTGTCCCATTATTTATTCTAGGAACACCAAAATGGGTATTTCAAGCAATCGGAAGAAAAGTAGAAGGGACAACCTTTGCGAAGTATTCGACATTTGTGTTTAATCCATTAGTGGCCATCCTTTGGTTTAATGGAATGTTCTCGATTTATCATTTACCAGTTGTATTTGATACGTTAATGAAAAATGTAGGGTTGCATAGTTTGTATGAAATCGGATTATTACTTGGAGCCTTTTTAATGTGGTGGTTTATGTTAGCTCCATTACCGATGAAAGGACAATTAACGGATTTACGAAGAATGCTATATATATTTGCCAATGGAGCGTTTTTAACGCCAGCTTGTGCCCTAATCATATTTGCGGGTTCACCGGTATATGCTGTTTATAGTGACCCGACAACATGGGCTGTTGTGATGGCATATTGTTTACCAGCAGGAGAAATGATCCCATATCAATTACTTGGTGAAAATGGATTTTCCCCAATGTCTGTCCTTCATGACCAACAATTAGCAGGTGTCATTATGAAGGTGATTCAAGAAATCATTTACGGTGTGACGATTGGGTATGTGTTTAAGCAGTGGGTTTCTAAAGAAAAGCAGTCTGATGGACCATCCATTAGTGACATTCCCGTAACACATCAAATCCGTTCATAG
- the argB gene encoding acetylglutamate kinase, giving the protein MNEIVVVKCGGSTIGELSDDFYLSIKALKDSGKSPVIVHGGGPEINKMLQVLKIKSEFVKGLRKTTQDVLDTAEMVLCGKVNKNLVAKLQLTGLNSIGLSGCDGRLIKVEPINVELLGFVGEPIGINEPMLQQLVDSGFVPVIAPIGLGEDGQRYNINADSAAAAIAEGLGAKQLLFVTDVPGILDNGNLLEEVTTEEVNALIENGTIYGGMIPKVHAAIKSLQGQIEEVMIVNGKGSTLTKDGRISGTKVLKEKIPTRVV; this is encoded by the coding sequence ATGAACGAAATTGTAGTAGTCAAATGTGGTGGCAGTACAATTGGGGAATTGTCTGATGATTTTTATTTAAGTATTAAAGCGTTAAAGGATTCTGGAAAATCACCTGTCATTGTTCATGGTGGAGGACCTGAAATTAATAAAATGCTTCAAGTGTTAAAAATTAAAAGTGAGTTTGTTAAAGGCTTGCGAAAAACAACTCAAGACGTTCTTGATACCGCTGAAATGGTGTTGTGCGGAAAAGTGAATAAAAATTTGGTCGCAAAACTGCAATTAACCGGATTAAATAGCATTGGTTTATCAGGGTGCGATGGAAGATTGATAAAAGTAGAGCCAATCAATGTTGAGCTTCTTGGTTTTGTTGGGGAGCCGATAGGAATCAACGAGCCGATGCTTCAACAACTTGTTGATAGTGGGTTTGTCCCCGTTATTGCTCCAATCGGGTTAGGTGAAGATGGACAACGCTATAATATTAATGCAGATAGTGCAGCCGCCGCTATTGCTGAAGGACTAGGGGCAAAGCAGTTGTTATTTGTGACAGATGTACCTGGAATTTTAGATAACGGAAATTTACTAGAAGAAGTAACAACTGAAGAGGTAAATGCATTAATTGAAAATGGAACAATTTACGGAGGAATGATTCCTAAAGTTCATGCCGCGATAAAAAGTTTACAAGGACAAATTGAAGAAGTTATGATTGTGAACGGAAAAGGCTCGACTCTAACAAAAGATGGTCGTATTTCAGGAACAAAGGTACTAAAAGAGAAAATACCAACGCGTGTCGTTTAG
- the argC gene encoding N-acetyl-gamma-glutamyl-phosphate reductase has protein sequence MRAAIIGATGYGGAELIRLLHNHPEIEVSSVHSSSQQGTNINESYHHLKNIVDLPLEAIDPVGIRQKAELVFLSTPPGVSKDIIPGLLEQGLKVVDLSGDLRLKHREQYEKWYGLPAAKEALLEQAVYGLTEWEKEKVANATVISNPGCYPTASLLGALPLVKEKLVDPSSIIIDAKSAVSGAGRSAALNFHFPEMNDNFRIYKVNEHKHIPEIEQGLKSYDERFDTITFSTHLVPMTRGIMATIYAKATSPITEKSLRELFQDCYEKSPFVRIRPEKEYPSTKEVYGTNYCDIGVTYDERTGRITVVSVIDNLVKGAAGQAIQNVNIMLGLEEKTGLDIIPLYP, from the coding sequence ATGAGAGCGGCTATAATTGGAGCGACAGGATATGGGGGAGCAGAACTAATCCGGCTATTACATAATCATCCAGAGATTGAAGTGAGTTCCGTACACTCTTCTTCACAGCAAGGAACAAATATTAATGAAAGTTACCATCATTTAAAAAACATTGTGGATTTACCACTTGAAGCGATCGATCCAGTTGGAATACGTCAAAAAGCAGAGCTTGTCTTTTTATCAACACCTCCTGGAGTTTCAAAAGATATTATACCAGGTTTATTAGAACAAGGATTAAAAGTCGTTGATTTATCAGGTGATTTACGGTTAAAACATAGAGAACAATATGAAAAATGGTACGGATTACCTGCAGCCAAGGAAGCTTTGCTAGAGCAGGCTGTTTATGGGTTAACAGAATGGGAAAAAGAAAAGGTAGCAAATGCAACCGTCATTTCAAATCCAGGCTGTTATCCTACTGCATCTTTATTAGGTGCTCTACCATTAGTAAAAGAAAAACTCGTTGATCCTTCTTCCATTATCATTGATGCAAAATCTGCTGTATCTGGAGCAGGAAGATCTGCAGCATTAAATTTCCATTTTCCAGAGATGAATGATAATTTTAGAATTTATAAAGTAAATGAACATAAGCATATTCCTGAAATTGAGCAAGGGTTAAAAAGTTATGATGAGCGTTTTGATACGATTACGTTTAGTACTCATCTTGTTCCAATGACAAGAGGAATTATGGCTACTATTTATGCAAAAGCAACAAGCCCGATTACGGAAAAAAGTTTGCGTGAGCTATTTCAAGATTGTTATGAAAAATCTCCATTTGTTCGGATTCGTCCTGAAAAAGAATATCCGTCTACAAAAGAAGTCTATGGTACAAATTACTGTGATATTGGGGTAACATATGATGAGAGAACAGGCAGAATTACAGTCGTGTCTGTCATTGATAATTTAGTAAAAGGTGCTGCTGGGCAGGCTATTCAAAATGTAAATATAATGCTTGGGTTAGAAGAGAAAACAGGGCTTGATATCATACCGCTTTATCCATAA
- a CDS encoding FixH family protein yields the protein MSKKIFLSFLLLVFVLSACSNAESEQVSPCQNPVVPIEVDFSWDPEQSNPGEEVVFNVVVTHENVPIVDADEVKIEIWEHNNPDYHYMKETEHVEDGVYTMPWTFEQEGVYYAYYHVTACDMHRMEKEMIVVGNPDVDTIVAEPDTVEGKMSDDHDSDHGHDH from the coding sequence ATGAGTAAAAAGATATTTCTTTCCTTCCTCCTGCTAGTCTTTGTTCTTTCCGCATGTTCGAATGCGGAAAGTGAACAAGTCAGTCCATGTCAAAACCCAGTTGTACCGATTGAAGTGGACTTTAGTTGGGATCCTGAACAAAGTAACCCAGGAGAAGAAGTTGTCTTTAATGTAGTTGTGACACACGAAAATGTACCAATTGTTGACGCTGATGAAGTGAAGATTGAAATATGGGAGCATAATAATCCTGATTATCACTATATGAAAGAAACAGAGCATGTTGAAGATGGTGTATATACAATGCCGTGGACATTTGAGCAAGAAGGAGTATATTATGCGTATTACCATGTAACTGCTTGTGATATGCATCGAATGGAAAAAGAAATGATTGTTGTTGGAAATCCGGATGTCGATACGATAGTAGCTGAGCCTGATACAGTTGAAGGAAAAATGAGTGATGATCATGATTCAGACCATGGTCATGACCACTAA
- a CDS encoding SCO family protein, whose product MNKVIVTLIIGLSLLLAGCGWLYESGPKAGVDLTEAELFVPNFEYINQNEQPVSNEQLHGTVWIANMVFTRCPTVCTTMTPNMRMLQDALAEENLNVKLVSFTVDPEFDSPDILKSYGENNGADFDKWMFLSGYTQEEITEFAAEAFLAPVSKLEDSNDMIHATSFYLVDETGQVIRKYDGLALDPDPIVADVKKVLK is encoded by the coding sequence GTGAATAAAGTGATAGTAACGTTGATTATTGGCCTTTCGTTGTTATTGGCAGGCTGTGGCTGGTTGTATGAATCAGGACCAAAAGCAGGAGTTGATTTAACAGAAGCAGAGCTTTTTGTCCCTAACTTTGAATATATCAATCAAAATGAACAACCGGTTAGCAATGAACAGTTGCATGGGACTGTATGGATAGCGAATATGGTATTTACTCGATGTCCGACTGTTTGTACAACAATGACACCGAATATGAGAATGCTTCAAGATGCATTAGCAGAAGAAAACCTTAATGTGAAGCTTGTATCGTTTACGGTTGACCCTGAATTTGATTCACCTGATATATTAAAAAGTTATGGTGAAAACAATGGCGCAGATTTTGATAAATGGATGTTTTTATCTGGCTACACTCAAGAGGAAATAACAGAGTTTGCGGCAGAAGCATTTTTAGCACCAGTAAGCAAATTAGAAGATAGCAATGATATGATTCATGCTACTAGTTTTTATTTAGTCGATGAGACAGGTCAAGTCATCCGTAAATATGATGGATTGGCTCTTGATCCGGATCCAATCGTAGCTGATGTGAAAAAAGTGTTAAAATAA
- a CDS encoding acetylornithine transaminase: MSAIFPTYARWEIEVESGKGTVLKATDGKEYLDFTSGIAVCNLGHCHEAVVEAVKEQAEKLWHVSNLFHIPLQEEVAETLVQHSDGQYVFFCNSGAEANEAAIKLARKYTGKTKILTFAQSFHGRTFGSMSATGQAKIHDGYGPLLNEFQYLPYNDIQSVKKAIDDNVAAIMLEVIQGEGGVHIGDRTFIQEIEALCQEHDILLMIDEVQTGIGRTGKPFAYQHYGISPDIVTVAKGLGNGFPVGAMIGKEKLKEAFSPGSHGSTFGGNPLAMAAAKATLNTIFTDDFLTNVTTLGEYFMQQLTTIFADSSLVKEVRGKGLMIGIECTENVTEILKKLREQQVLILNAGPNVIRLLPPLTVTKAEIDLVIEKIKENYCITI, from the coding sequence ATGAGCGCTATATTTCCAACATATGCAAGGTGGGAAATCGAAGTAGAAAGTGGGAAAGGCACGGTTTTAAAAGCAACAGATGGCAAAGAGTATCTTGACTTTACTTCTGGGATTGCTGTTTGTAATTTAGGCCATTGTCATGAAGCTGTTGTCGAGGCAGTAAAAGAGCAAGCTGAGAAACTCTGGCATGTATCTAATTTGTTTCATATTCCATTACAAGAGGAAGTTGCCGAAACGCTTGTTCAGCATTCAGATGGACAATATGTGTTTTTCTGTAATAGTGGTGCAGAAGCAAATGAAGCAGCTATTAAGCTAGCAAGAAAGTATACTGGCAAAACAAAGATTTTAACATTTGCTCAGTCGTTTCATGGTCGAACGTTTGGGAGTATGTCAGCGACTGGGCAAGCGAAAATACACGATGGTTATGGTCCCTTATTAAATGAATTTCAATATTTACCATACAATGACATTCAATCGGTGAAAAAAGCGATTGACGATAATGTGGCTGCGATTATGCTAGAAGTTATCCAAGGTGAAGGTGGCGTGCATATCGGAGACCGCACTTTTATTCAAGAGATTGAAGCACTATGTCAAGAGCATGATATTCTACTTATGATTGATGAAGTTCAAACGGGGATTGGAAGAACAGGCAAACCATTTGCATACCAACACTATGGCATCTCTCCTGATATTGTTACCGTAGCAAAGGGTTTAGGGAACGGATTTCCAGTAGGAGCAATGATCGGGAAAGAGAAGTTAAAAGAGGCGTTTAGCCCAGGAAGTCATGGTTCTACATTTGGAGGCAATCCGTTAGCAATGGCAGCTGCAAAAGCAACCTTAAACACAATCTTTACGGATGACTTTTTAACAAATGTAACAACACTCGGTGAATACTTTATGCAACAACTAACTACCATCTTTGCAGATTCATCACTTGTAAAAGAAGTGCGTGGTAAAGGTTTAATGATTGGGATTGAGTGTACAGAAAATGTAACAGAAATCCTTAAAAAGCTGCGTGAACAACAAGTGTTAATCTTAAATGCAGGTCCTAATGTTATCCGCTTATTGCCACCATTAACAGTGACAAAAGCAGAGATTGATCTTGTGATTGAAAAAATTAAAGAAAATTATTGTATTACGATATAA
- a CDS encoding carbamoyl phosphate synthase small subunit: MKGYLVLSTGETFEGEWIGKEEDVYGEVVFFTGMTGYQEVMTDPSFKGQIVVFTYPLIGNYGINQADNESQQTQVSGLIMSEYSNEGFHYESTQSIEDSCTGQEIPMLVGVDTRAVVKRIRELGDMGAILTTNLDAVNFSSYDTIGSRHLVKEVSTENFEEYGNGDIHVVLVDFGYKKSIVDSLVHLGCRVTVVPYNTSINAIEQLHPDGILLSNGPGNPKQLIQELETIKSLASKYPTLGICLGHQLLALAFGGDTEKLRFGHRGANQPVQDLVTNQVYMTSQNHSYVVKEDSLVETGFTVRYKNINDGSVEGLAHSFYPITSIQFHPEAHPGPSDSEQIFTQFFQEMSSKRREKAYA, encoded by the coding sequence ATGAAAGGATATTTGGTACTTTCCACTGGGGAAACATTTGAGGGCGAGTGGATTGGAAAAGAAGAAGATGTTTATGGGGAAGTTGTTTTTTTTACAGGAATGACAGGTTATCAAGAAGTTATGACAGATCCTTCATTTAAAGGGCAAATTGTTGTCTTTACGTACCCTCTAATTGGGAATTATGGTATAAATCAAGCGGATAATGAAAGTCAGCAAACACAAGTATCTGGATTAATAATGAGTGAATATAGCAACGAAGGATTTCACTATGAATCAACACAATCGATTGAAGATTCATGTACGGGGCAAGAAATTCCGATGCTAGTAGGTGTCGATACAAGAGCAGTTGTAAAGCGAATTCGTGAGTTAGGCGACATGGGAGCCATTTTAACAACAAATTTAGATGCAGTTAATTTTTCTTCCTACGATACAATTGGTTCTCGTCACTTAGTAAAAGAAGTATCGACTGAAAATTTCGAAGAGTATGGTAATGGTGATATCCACGTTGTACTCGTTGACTTTGGTTATAAAAAATCAATTGTCGATAGTTTAGTTCATCTAGGTTGTCGTGTTACAGTCGTTCCTTATAATACATCAATTAATGCGATTGAACAGCTTCATCCAGATGGTATTTTGTTATCGAATGGACCAGGAAATCCAAAACAATTAATACAAGAATTAGAAACGATAAAAAGCCTTGCTTCAAAATATCCTACTTTAGGCATTTGTTTAGGGCATCAATTACTTGCCTTAGCCTTTGGTGGCGATACAGAGAAACTACGGTTTGGTCATCGAGGTGCCAATCAGCCTGTACAAGATCTTGTAACGAACCAAGTGTATATGACATCGCAAAATCATAGTTATGTTGTGAAAGAAGATAGTTTGGTAGAAACAGGATTTACAGTTCGCTATAAAAATATTAATGACGGTTCTGTTGAAGGGTTAGCTCATTCTTTTTATCCGATTACGTCTATTCAGTTTCATCCGGAAGCACATCCAGGACCAAGTGATAGCGAGCAAATTTTTACTCAGTTTTTTCAGGAAATGAGCAGCAAGAGGAGAGAGAAAGCATATGCCTAA
- a CDS encoding carbamoyl phosphate synthase large subunit — protein sequence MPKQSTISSVLVIGSGPIVIGQAAEFDYAGTQACLALREEGVNVILVNNNPATVMTDEACADVVYFEPLTVETIEKIIQVEKPDGLLATLGGQTGLNLALALHKQGILEKYGVELLGTPIESIIKGEDREEFRALMNELHEPVPESEIVSTVEGAVQFAQSVGFPIIIRPAYTLGGAGGGIANTEEELRYIVKGGLNASPITQCLIEKSIAGFKEIEYEVMRDANDTCITVCNMENIDPVGVHTGDSIVVAPSQTLTDVEYQMLRSVSLKIIRALGIVGGCNIQFALDPNSKQYYLIEVNPRVSRSSALASKATGYPIARMAAKLSLGYHLHELLNPVTGHTYASFEPALDYVVVKFPKWPFDKFAYADRKLGTQMKATGEVMAIERNLESALQKAVRSLEIKVEGLTMPSLSHWTKEQLWESTIQADDRRFFAILELLRQGETVEKIHEKTQISLFFLQRFYKLIELENKAKSYTLQTVTTTELLTLKKHGFSDQWLAKIWGTTLSAVRVKRKAYSILPSFKMVDTCAGEFTASTAYYYSSWTGEHDVDPTSNKTKILILGSGPIRIGQGIEFDYSSVHGALSLKKLGYEAIIMNNNPETVSTDYEMADRLYFEPLTIEDVLNVIEVEGIEGVIVQLGGQTAISLVQGLEEAGVPLFGTTLDTIDELEDRGRFYDFMKQVGVQHIPGVIATNKKEVTHFANDIGFPVLLRPSYVIGGQGMTIHSSEEELKSYLEENETTVVYPTLVDAYYPGVEIEVDALTDGNDVLIPGMFEHIEKAGVHSGDSMAVTPPFSLTKEVKDKVVEYTKKIAKGMDFTGVFNIQFVYYNEQLYVIEINPRASRTVPILSKVTGVNMVDITVNLLLGKTLKQMQLPTGLLEDTPYYTVKAPIFSYGKLAGLDPILEADMKSTGELISISQSLEEAMRKAFAWSEGQIPPIYKIEGKIFCDIAEEEKEEFEPLAKELQAQGFTLISDSFEQWIDRDDAVAFISIPKKGHKAGKERRQLALKQRVTVITELSTLKMMLTSLQTNGSTVCSMNKWLQQIPSQTVKL from the coding sequence ATGCCTAAACAATCTACCATTTCATCTGTCTTAGTCATTGGCTCTGGCCCGATTGTTATCGGGCAAGCCGCAGAGTTTGACTATGCTGGAACACAAGCTTGTCTGGCGTTACGTGAAGAAGGGGTAAACGTCATTTTAGTTAATAATAATCCAGCAACCGTTATGACAGATGAAGCTTGTGCAGACGTCGTTTATTTTGAACCTTTAACAGTAGAAACGATCGAAAAAATAATTCAAGTTGAAAAACCAGATGGATTGCTAGCCACGCTTGGAGGCCAAACTGGTTTAAATTTAGCACTTGCCCTACACAAGCAAGGCATTTTAGAAAAATATGGAGTGGAGCTTTTAGGGACACCAATCGAGTCGATTATTAAAGGTGAAGATAGAGAAGAGTTCCGTGCTTTAATGAATGAATTACATGAACCCGTTCCTGAAAGTGAAATCGTCTCAACTGTAGAGGGAGCGGTACAGTTTGCTCAATCTGTTGGGTTTCCAATTATCATTCGTCCGGCTTATACGCTTGGTGGAGCTGGTGGCGGTATAGCCAACACAGAAGAGGAACTTCGTTATATTGTGAAAGGTGGGCTTAATGCAAGTCCGATTACGCAATGTCTAATCGAGAAAAGCATCGCGGGCTTTAAGGAAATCGAATATGAAGTGATGCGAGATGCCAATGATACTTGTATTACGGTTTGTAATATGGAAAATATCGACCCTGTTGGTGTTCATACAGGAGATTCAATCGTTGTTGCTCCATCGCAAACATTAACAGATGTTGAGTATCAAATGCTTCGTTCGGTTTCTTTAAAGATCATTCGTGCTTTAGGTATTGTCGGGGGTTGTAATATTCAATTTGCCCTTGACCCCAATAGTAAACAATATTATTTAATTGAAGTCAATCCGAGGGTTAGTCGTTCATCTGCTTTAGCTTCAAAAGCTACAGGATATCCAATTGCGAGAATGGCAGCCAAACTCAGTTTAGGTTATCACTTGCATGAATTATTAAACCCTGTCACAGGTCATACGTATGCGAGCTTCGAACCTGCTCTTGATTATGTCGTTGTAAAGTTCCCGAAATGGCCATTTGATAAGTTCGCCTATGCTGACCGAAAATTAGGAACTCAGATGAAAGCCACTGGAGAAGTAATGGCGATTGAGCGAAATTTAGAAAGTGCATTGCAGAAGGCGGTTCGTTCATTAGAAATTAAAGTAGAAGGCTTAACAATGCCGAGCCTTTCTCACTGGACGAAAGAACAATTATGGGAAAGTACAATTCAAGCAGATGACCGTCGATTTTTTGCGATATTAGAGCTTTTGCGTCAAGGAGAAACGGTGGAAAAGATCCATGAGAAGACACAAATTAGTTTATTTTTCTTACAACGCTTTTACAAACTTATAGAGTTAGAAAATAAAGCAAAGTCTTATACGTTACAGACAGTGACGACAACCGAGCTTCTTACTTTAAAGAAACATGGCTTTTCTGATCAATGGTTAGCGAAAATATGGGGAACTACCCTTTCAGCAGTGAGAGTAAAACGAAAAGCGTACAGTATCCTTCCATCCTTTAAAATGGTTGATACTTGCGCTGGTGAATTTACGGCAAGTACGGCTTATTATTACTCAAGCTGGACAGGTGAACATGATGTTGATCCAACGAGTAACAAAACAAAAATCCTCATATTAGGTTCAGGACCAATTCGAATTGGCCAAGGAATTGAGTTTGATTATAGTTCTGTTCATGGTGCACTTAGTTTAAAAAAATTAGGCTACGAAGCGATTATTATGAACAATAATCCTGAAACGGTTAGTACTGATTATGAAATGGCTGACCGACTATATTTCGAACCGTTAACGATTGAAGATGTATTAAATGTCATTGAAGTTGAAGGAATTGAAGGAGTGATTGTTCAATTAGGTGGGCAAACTGCGATCTCTCTCGTTCAAGGATTAGAAGAAGCAGGAGTGCCATTGTTCGGAACCACACTCGATACCATTGATGAACTTGAAGATAGAGGACGATTCTATGATTTTATGAAACAGGTTGGTGTACAGCATATTCCAGGCGTGATAGCAACAAACAAAAAAGAAGTGACTCATTTTGCCAATGATATTGGTTTTCCAGTGCTTCTCCGTCCTTCCTATGTTATCGGTGGGCAAGGGATGACGATCCACTCGAGTGAGGAAGAATTAAAAAGTTATTTAGAAGAAAATGAAACAACTGTCGTTTATCCGACTTTAGTTGATGCTTATTATCCAGGTGTTGAAATTGAAGTTGATGCCCTAACAGATGGAAACGATGTGCTCATTCCAGGTATGTTTGAGCATATTGAAAAAGCTGGTGTTCACTCTGGTGATAGTATGGCTGTCACACCACCTTTCTCACTTACAAAGGAAGTGAAAGATAAAGTAGTAGAGTATACGAAAAAAATAGCAAAGGGCATGGACTTTACAGGTGTGTTTAACATTCAATTTGTTTATTACAACGAGCAATTGTATGTTATTGAAATTAATCCAAGAGCATCAAGAACCGTTCCGATTTTAAGTAAAGTCACAGGCGTAAATATGGTAGATATCACGGTTAATCTCTTACTTGGAAAAACGCTTAAACAAATGCAATTGCCAACAGGATTATTAGAAGATACACCATATTATACGGTGAAAGCTCCCATCTTTTCGTATGGCAAACTTGCAGGCTTGGACCCGATTTTAGAAGCTGATATGAAATCAACCGGGGAATTGATTAGTATTAGTCAATCGCTTGAAGAAGCGATGAGAAAAGCGTTTGCCTGGAGTGAAGGTCAAATCCCACCTATTTATAAAATTGAAGGCAAAATCTTTTGTGATATTGCTGAGGAAGAAAAAGAAGAGTTCGAGCCACTTGCAAAAGAGTTACAAGCACAAGGATTTACACTTATATCAGATTCATTTGAACAATGGATTGATCGTGACGACGCAGTGGCTTTCATCAGTATCCCGAAAAAAGGGCACAAAGCAGGGAAAGAAAGAAGACAACTGGCATTAAAGCAGCGCGTAACGGTGATAACTGAATTATCAACGTTGAAGATGATGCTAACTAGCTTACAAACCAATGGTTCAACGGTTTGTTCCATGAATAAATGGTTACAACAAATACCTTCTCAAACTGTGAAACTATAA
- the argJ gene encoding bifunctional ornithine acetyltransferase/N-acetylglutamate synthase gives MQSVSQQSKVTLVEKGSIVTPKGFSATGIYTGVKRKRLDLGAILCDVPASSAAVYTLNKVQAAPLKVTQESIAEEGKLRAIIVNSGNANACTGKRGLEDAYEMRRLGSEKFALPPHQVAVTSTGVIGEFLQMEKITDGINQLEPQATFDGANQFNEAILTTDTVKKHACFKTTIDNKEITLGGVAKGSGMIHPNMATMLGFVTTDANIEPKELQKALSFVTNKTFNRITVDGDTSTNDMVVVMASGLAGNDSLDENHKDWPLFIEALEKTCEALAKKIARDGEGATKLIEVIVNGAKSDEEAGKVAKSIVGSDLVKSAVYGTDANWGRIICAIGYSGADINPDTIDIGLGPIETLKNSQPLSFSEEEATNYLKNENVQIIVDLHVGEGYGKAWGCDLTYDYVRINAGYRT, from the coding sequence ATGCAATCAGTTAGTCAGCAATCAAAGGTCACGCTTGTAGAAAAAGGAAGCATTGTGACGCCAAAAGGATTTTCTGCAACTGGAATTTATACAGGAGTAAAAAGAAAACGTTTGGATTTAGGTGCCATTCTTTGTGACGTTCCAGCAAGTAGTGCTGCAGTATATACATTAAATAAGGTGCAAGCTGCACCGTTAAAAGTAACACAAGAAAGTATAGCTGAAGAAGGAAAACTAAGAGCGATTATCGTCAACAGTGGAAATGCCAATGCTTGTACGGGCAAAAGAGGCCTTGAAGATGCTTATGAAATGCGAAGACTAGGTTCAGAGAAATTTGCTCTTCCACCTCATCAAGTAGCGGTTACATCAACAGGCGTTATCGGTGAATTTTTACAAATGGAAAAAATCACAGATGGAATAAACCAACTCGAGCCACAAGCAACATTTGATGGGGCAAATCAGTTTAATGAAGCAATTTTAACGACAGACACTGTAAAAAAACATGCATGCTTTAAAACGACGATTGATAATAAAGAGATTACCCTTGGTGGAGTAGCAAAAGGCTCTGGTATGATCCATCCGAATATGGCAACGATGCTAGGGTTTGTTACAACAGATGCGAATATTGAACCTAAAGAACTTCAAAAAGCATTGTCATTTGTTACAAATAAAACATTTAATCGTATTACAGTTGATGGAGATACATCAACAAATGATATGGTTGTTGTCATGGCGAGTGGGTTAGCCGGAAATGATTCATTAGATGAAAACCATAAAGATTGGCCATTATTTATTGAAGCTTTAGAAAAAACATGTGAGGCTTTGGCGAAAAAAATTGCTCGTGATGGAGAAGGAGCAACGAAATTAATCGAAGTTATTGTCAATGGCGCCAAGAGTGATGAAGAAGCTGGGAAAGTGGCAAAAAGCATCGTCGGCTCTGACCTTGTGAAATCGGCTGTATATGGAACAGACGCGAACTGGGGCCGTATTATTTGTGCAATTGGCTATAGCGGAGCGGACATTAATCCAGATACAATTGATATCGGGTTAGGTCCCATTGAAACATTAAAAAACAGTCAACCTCTTTCTTTTTCAGAAGAAGAAGCAACAAATTACTTAAAAAATGAAAATGTTCAAATTATCGTGGATTTGCATGTAGGTGAAGGTTATGGAAAAGCATGGGGCTGTGACTTAACCTATGATTACGTGAGAATAAATGCAGGTTATCGTACGTAA